In Erigeron canadensis isolate Cc75 chromosome 6, C_canadensis_v1, whole genome shotgun sequence, the following are encoded in one genomic region:
- the LOC122605540 gene encoding G-type lectin S-receptor-like serine/threonine-protein kinase At5g24080, which produces MAYYYYCSSTRGLLFILLLEVIVCISGRVGLGSRLYANDDNNQAWLSDNGTFAFGFTSANLDTTSTSQDDKTYQLGIWFADLPGDRVLVWSAYLIAPVTKNAILELDTTGNLVLTDGRTTAWTSNTTNAEIQSAQLLENGNLVLYTRDQNIAWQSFSHPSDTLLPGQPLTIDVELTSSRIPTRGGGYYTMKILQETTSLSLGLTYNLPTDPYNLSTDVQSNYSYWATPEFSNVTGDVVAVLDQAGSFGVVYGGDSAGAVYVYKNDNDKGELSSASNQTNRPSVLRRLILENNGNLRLYRWDNDVNGSRQWVAEWAAVSNPCDIAGACGNGICNLDRSKTNASCECLPGSNTNGEDFRCRMNSSSPGNCRLPRNTSQFKIETVQQTNYYYLESAVIANYSDIPTVSKCGDACLTDCECVASVYGLNQESPYCWVLRSLEFGGFEDSASTMFVKVQSNGSSSQSKDTGMSSSTRAKVLVVPIVLSMFVLIGLLTCLLYIYVHKKRGLKRALNSSLIVSGAPLSFNFRDLQNRTNHFSELLGTGGFGSVYKGSLGDGTFIAVKKLDRILPHGEREFVTEVNTIGSMHHMNLVRLCGYCSEGSQRLLVYEFMKNGSLDKWLFPSHKTRERLLEWPTRFQIAVGTAQGIAYFHEQCRNRIIHCDIKPENILLDENYCPKVSDFGLAKLMGREHSQVVTMVRGTRGYLAPEWISNRPVTVKADVYSYGMLLLEIVGGRRNFDMSFDADNFFFPGWAFKEMKNGEAMKVADRRLEGAVDEDELLRALKVGFWCIQDEVSMRPSMSEVVMMLEGSVEVNEPPMPQSVLELIEEGLDHVYKAMKREVNQFSSFTVTNMTTSQASSRATCSYSSMSPR; this is translated from the exons AtggcttattattattattgttctagTACACGGGGTTTgttatttattcttttgttaGAGGTGATTGTGTGTATATCGGGTCGAGTTGGCTTAGGATCGAGATTATATGCTAACGATGACAACAACCAAGCATGGCTTTCTGATAATGGGACATTCGCATTTGGTTTTACTTCAGCTAATTTAGACACGACTTCAACCTCACAAGACGACAAAACATATCAACTCGGAATTTGGTTCGCTGACCTTCCGGGTGATCGCGTTCTCGTTTGGTCTGCATATTT AATTGCTCCGGTCACGAAAAATGCAATACTAGAGCTCGACACAACCGGAAACCTTGTCCTCACGGACGGTCGCACCACGGCATGGACCTCAAACACGACAAACGCTGAGATCCAATCTGCCCAGCTACTAGAAAACGGCAACCTCGTCCTCTATACAAGAGATCAAAACATAGCGTGGCAAAGCTTCTCACACCCATCAGACACCCTTTTGCCTGGTCAACCTTTGACCATAGATGTCGAGTTGACTTCTTCTCGCATACCTACACGTGGCGGCGGTTACTACACTATGAAAATACTTCAAGAAACCACTTCATTAAGCTTAGGTCTAACTTACAACTTACCAACGGATCCTTATAATCTATCAACAGACGTCCAGTCTAATTACTCATATTGGGCAACCCCTGAGTTCTCAAATGTTACCGGTGATGTAGTGGCGGTGCTTGACCAAGCGGGAAGCTTTGGGGTGGTTTATGGTGGAGATTCTGCTGGAGCGGTTTACgtttataaaaatgataatgataaagGCGAGTTATCATCTGCTAGTAACCAAACCAACCGACCGTCGGTTCTTAGGAGACTAATTCTCGAAAATAATGGGAACCTACGGTTATACCGTTGGGACAATGATGTGAATGGATCTCGACAATGGGTAGCCGAATGGGCTGCAGTTTCAAACCCATGTGATATCGCGGGAGCATGTGGAAACGGTATATGTAATCTGGATAGAAGCAAAACAAATGCTTCTTGCGAGTGTTTGCCTGGTTCTAACACCAACGGGGAAGATTTCAGGTGCAGGATGAATTCATCCTCCCCCGGAAATTGCAGACTTCCCCGTAATACTTCCCAATTCAAAATTGAAACAGTTCAGCAAACAAATTACTATTACCTGGAATCAGCAGTGATAGCAAACTACAGTGACATCCCCACGGTTTCAAAGTGTGGTGATGCTTGTTTAACCGATTGTGAATGTGTTGCTTCTGTGTACGGGCTAAATCAAGAGAGTCCGTATTGTTGGGTGTTAAGGAGCTTGGAGTTTGGCGGGTTCGAGGATTCAGCTTCAACCATGTTTGTTAAGGTTCAGTCAAACGGGTCTTCGAGCCAATCGAAAGATACAGGGATGAGTAGCAGCACTCGTGCAAAGGTTTTGGTTGTTCCTATTGTACTTAGCATGTTTGTTCTTATTGGGCTCCTAACGTGTCTATTGTACATCTATGTTCATAAAAAGAGAGGCCTAAAAAGAGCTCTCAACAGTTCCCTAATTGTCTCAGGAGCCCCTCTTAGTTTTAACTTTCGCGATCTACAGAACAGAACAAATCATTTTTCAGAGTTGCTTGGAACAG GTGGATTCGGCAGTGTTTACAAGGGGAGTTTAGGGGATGGGACGTTCATTGCAGTGAAAAAACTTGACCGGATTTTGCCACACGGGGAGAGGGAATTTGTTACGGAAGTAAACACTATTGGGTCAATGCATCACATGAACTTGGTTCGCTTGTGTGGATATTGCTCTGAAGGTTCACAAAG GCTTTTGGTGTACGAGTTTATGAAAAATGGATCTTTAGACAAATGGTTGTTTCCTTCACACAAAACACGAGAGAGGCTCTTGGAATGGCCTACACGATTTCAAATAGCAGTTGGCACTGCGCAAGGGATTGCATACTTTCATGAGCAATGTCGAAATAGGATAATACACTGTGATATCAAACCTGAGAATATTCTTTTGGATGAGAACTATTGCCCAAAAGTTTCGGATTTTGGATTGGCTAAGTTGATGGGAAGGGAGCACTCGCAGGTTGTGACCATGGTTCGAGGCACCAGAGGTTACTTGGCCCCTGAATGGATTAGTAATCGTCCTGTAACTGTAAAAGCTGATGTATATAGTTATGGAATGCTATTGCTGGAAATTGTTGGTGGACGAAGAAACTTTGATATGAGTTTTGATGCAGATAATTTCTTCTTCCCTGGATGGGCTTTTAAG gaAATGAAAAACGGAGAGGCAATGAAGGTGGCAGATAGACGACTGGAAGGAGCAGTGGATGAAGACGAACTTTTGAGAGCATTAAAAGTAGGATTCTGGTGCATACAGGACGAGGTGAGCATGCGTCCTTCAATGAGCGAGGTGGTGATGATGTTAGAAGGTTCGGTAGAGGTGAATGAGCCACCAATGCCACAATCGGTTTTGGAGCTTATTGAAGAAGGGTTAGACCATGTTTATAAGGCAATGAAAAGAGAAGTTAACCAATTTAGCTCTTTCACCGTCACCAACATGACAACAAGTCAAGCTTCTTCTCGTGCCACATGTAGTTACTCTTCAATGTCACCAAGATAA